From the genome of Hymenobacter cellulosilyticus, one region includes:
- a CDS encoding SusC/RagA family TonB-linked outer membrane protein: MKKLLFMVILLMTSLLQQAIAQDRTISGRVTDQANGQGLPGVTVLVKGTTIGASTNADGTYSLSVPASATTLSFTSIGYTATERPIGASSTIDIGLATDTKQIGEVVVTALGVERTRNSLPYSATQVEGNDITKARNPNFINSLSGKVAGVNIKQNNTLGGSTNVVIRGQKSLYGNNQALFVVDGVPIANTNTNNSDQTSGRGGYDYGNTGADVNPDDIASVTVLKGAAATALYGSRASNGVILITTKKGKRGLGVTINTGAQMGFVDKSTFVKYQKEYGAGYGAYYGPNEDEYFNQRDMNGDGVPDLVVPFTEDASYGAKFDRNLLVHQWNSLDPTSPTYRQATPWIAAENGPEYLLKNSVSLNNNITIDGGNETATFKLGYTNTNDKGILPNSEIKKNMANFAASFKLTPKLTTSAAINFTKTQGLGRYGTGYDSWNPMQQFRQWFQTNVDIKEQKEAYFRNKQNITWNPRSATDIRPIYSDNLYWIRYENAENDERYRYFGNIVATYKIADWVDVMGRVTLDSYDEKQEERNAIGSTGVPFYSRYDRTSRESNYDLIVNFNKNITEDFSFRGLVGANYRRQQDGSNYSLTSGGLVVPRLYALSNSVNPLSPPIETDRRWGVDGYFASGTFGYKELAFLDVTGRRDKSSTLPEGKNVYYYPSVAGSFVFSELLKDVSWLSYGKARLNYAEVGSDAAPYSTFNSYNKQGTEINVPVGGYGSVPLFSLPNTQNNAELVPERTRSTEGGVEMAFLNSRLGFDVTLYRSSTINQIIPILVPTTTGFNNKFVNSGEVENKGIELTAFVTPVKNDNFSWTVNANWTRNRNKILSLKEGTDNLVIATYQGGVSSNATIGQPFGTIRGAGFTYLNGEKLVGENGLYVPSPATTVIANPNADWTGGISNTVAYKGISLYFLLDVKKGGQLFNLDTYYGFGTGLYPETVGLNDLGNPSRLPIAEGGGIIFEGVKADGSKNDIRVENGEGVYGYNQPQEMHVYDAGFVKLREASLTYSLPAPLVAKVGGIKGVDISLTGRNLWIIKKNVPYADPEDNLSSGNLGQGYMSGSYPTTRNIGFNLRFSF; this comes from the coding sequence ATGAAAAAACTCTTATTTATGGTCATCCTGCTGATGACTAGCCTGTTGCAGCAGGCCATCGCGCAGGATCGGACCATTTCGGGACGGGTCACTGACCAGGCCAACGGTCAGGGATTGCCCGGAGTTACCGTGCTGGTGAAAGGCACCACTATTGGTGCTTCCACAAACGCGGATGGTACGTACTCCCTGAGTGTACCAGCTTCGGCGACCACGCTTTCCTTTACTTCTATTGGCTATACGGCCACTGAGCGGCCAATCGGGGCCTCCTCGACCATCGACATCGGTCTGGCAACTGACACCAAACAGATTGGCGAAGTTGTGGTAACCGCACTGGGTGTCGAAAGAACTCGTAACTCGCTTCCTTACTCGGCTACGCAGGTAGAAGGGAACGACATAACGAAAGCTCGTAACCCCAACTTCATCAACTCGCTGTCGGGTAAAGTTGCTGGTGTTAACATCAAGCAGAACAATACCCTGGGTGGTTCGACGAACGTTGTTATCCGCGGCCAAAAGTCGCTGTATGGCAACAACCAAGCTTTGTTCGTAGTCGATGGAGTTCCGATTGCGAACACCAACACCAACAACTCGGACCAGACTTCGGGTCGTGGTGGTTATGACTACGGCAATACCGGTGCTGACGTCAACCCGGATGACATTGCTTCAGTAACCGTTCTTAAGGGTGCTGCTGCAACTGCTCTGTACGGTTCGCGGGCTTCGAACGGCGTAATCCTGATTACGACCAAGAAAGGCAAGCGTGGCCTGGGCGTTACGATCAACACAGGTGCTCAAATGGGCTTCGTTGATAAGAGCACGTTCGTTAAGTACCAGAAAGAGTACGGTGCTGGCTACGGTGCTTATTATGGCCCAAACGAAGACGAGTACTTCAACCAGCGTGACATGAACGGCGACGGTGTTCCAGACCTGGTTGTTCCTTTCACGGAAGATGCTTCCTACGGTGCTAAATTCGACCGTAACCTGCTGGTTCACCAGTGGAACTCACTCGACCCTACCTCGCCTACTTACCGTCAGGCTACTCCCTGGATTGCTGCCGAAAACGGCCCGGAGTACCTACTGAAGAACTCCGTTTCGTTGAACAACAACATCACCATCGATGGTGGCAACGAGACTGCGACCTTCAAACTGGGTTATACCAACACGAACGACAAAGGCATCCTGCCAAACAGCGAAATCAAGAAGAACATGGCCAACTTCGCGGCCTCGTTTAAATTGACGCCTAAGCTGACTACCAGCGCTGCTATCAACTTCACCAAGACTCAGGGCCTGGGCCGTTATGGTACGGGTTACGACTCTTGGAACCCGATGCAGCAGTTCCGTCAGTGGTTCCAGACCAACGTTGACATTAAAGAGCAGAAAGAGGCTTACTTCCGTAACAAGCAGAACATTACGTGGAACCCCCGCAGTGCTACGGATATTCGTCCTATCTACTCGGATAACCTGTACTGGATTCGTTACGAGAATGCCGAAAACGATGAACGCTACCGCTACTTCGGTAACATTGTAGCTACCTACAAAATCGCTGATTGGGTAGATGTAATGGGCCGCGTAACGCTGGACTCGTACGATGAGAAGCAGGAAGAGCGCAATGCTATTGGCAGCACCGGTGTTCCTTTCTACTCGCGCTACGACCGCACTTCCCGTGAATCCAACTACGATCTGATTGTCAATTTCAACAAGAACATTACGGAAGATTTCAGCTTCCGTGGCTTGGTAGGTGCTAACTACAGAAGACAGCAGGATGGCTCGAACTACTCTCTCACTTCCGGTGGCTTGGTAGTTCCGCGTCTGTATGCCTTGTCGAACTCGGTTAACCCCTTGAGCCCCCCAATTGAGACTGACCGTCGCTGGGGTGTGGATGGCTATTTCGCCAGCGGTACTTTTGGTTATAAGGAACTTGCTTTCCTTGACGTAACCGGTAGAAGAGACAAATCTTCGACGCTGCCAGAAGGCAAGAACGTGTACTATTATCCTTCTGTAGCTGGTAGCTTCGTCTTCTCGGAATTGCTGAAGGATGTATCGTGGCTGTCCTACGGTAAAGCCCGCCTCAACTATGCCGAAGTAGGCTCTGATGCCGCGCCATACTCGACCTTCAACAGCTACAACAAGCAGGGTACCGAAATCAACGTTCCCGTAGGTGGCTATGGCTCGGTTCCCCTGTTCTCGTTGCCTAACACGCAGAACAATGCTGAGCTGGTTCCCGAAAGAACCCGCAGCACTGAAGGAGGTGTTGAAATGGCCTTCCTCAACAGCCGCTTGGGCTTTGACGTAACGCTTTATCGTTCGAGCACCATCAATCAGATCATTCCCATTCTGGTGCCTACCACTACCGGCTTCAACAACAAGTTTGTAAACTCGGGTGAAGTAGAAAACAAGGGTATCGAATTGACGGCTTTTGTTACGCCGGTTAAAAACGACAACTTCAGCTGGACGGTAAATGCCAACTGGACTCGTAACCGCAATAAAATCCTGAGCCTGAAAGAAGGTACCGACAACCTTGTTATTGCTACCTATCAGGGTGGTGTTTCGTCGAACGCTACGATTGGCCAACCTTTCGGTACTATCCGTGGTGCTGGCTTCACGTACCTGAACGGAGAGAAACTGGTTGGTGAGAACGGCCTGTACGTTCCTTCCCCTGCCACGACTGTTATTGCCAACCCTAATGCTGACTGGACTGGCGGTATCTCGAACACCGTAGCTTACAAAGGCATCTCGTTGTATTTCCTGCTGGACGTTAAAAAAGGTGGTCAGCTCTTCAACTTGGACACCTACTATGGCTTCGGCACGGGTCTGTACCCAGAAACGGTTGGTCTCAACGATTTGGGCAACCCTTCGCGTCTGCCAATTGCTGAAGGTGGTGGTATCATCTTCGAAGGTGTGAAGGCCGACGGCTCGAAAAATGACATTCGCGTTGAAAACGGCGAAGGTGTATATGGCTACAACCAGCCTCAGGAAATGCACGTTTACGACGCTGGTTTTGTTAAACTCAGAGAAGCTTCGCTGACCTATTCGCTGCCAGCTCCGTTGGTAGCTAAGGTGGGAGGCATCAAAGGCGTTGACATTTCGCTGACTGGTCGTAACCTGTGGATCATCAAGAAGAACGTTCCCTACGCTGATCCAGAAGATAACTTGAGCAGCGGCAACTTGGGTCAGGGTTACATGTCTGGTAGCTATCCAACGACCAGAAACATTGGATTTAACCTGCGATTTTCATTTTAA
- a CDS encoding SusD/RagB family nutrient-binding outer membrane lipoprotein, producing the protein MKKALLFCIPAVLFASSCSKLEDYDNINPKAATTAPGVSLVSNAERMLSNTINTPDYNINPFRLYVQYWAETTYPDESQYIIATRQINRNFWDPLYRDVLSDLNEGKRIIAADNLLNADIKANQIACIEVLEVYTWSVLVNTFGDVPYSAALNSENLTPKYDDDKVIYTDLIKRLNTAITSMKSTATGLGTADLYYSGSMARWMKFANSLKLRLALTIADDDAATSKTLAQEAAADLSKLLSSNEDNAKLKYLSAVPNTNPLYVSLVQSGRADFVGANTFIDKLNAWGDPRIDEYFKPFTAATPTTPAVFKGGTYGAPNVYANNSAPGAILEDPTFAGTLMNYAEVEFMLAEAQERGYTIGGTGTAADHYNAGVTASVTEWGGTTAEATAYLKNPTVAYATAKPNGGTAPATWQEKIGYQKWVALYNNPVEAWKEWRRLDSPKLEKPAKAISEIPLRLPYPTTEANLNGANYNAASAAIGGDVVTSRIFWDKK; encoded by the coding sequence ATGAAAAAGGCCCTTCTATTCTGCATTCCGGCGGTATTGTTTGCCTCCTCGTGCAGCAAGCTGGAAGATTACGATAACATCAACCCGAAGGCTGCTACTACAGCTCCTGGGGTTTCCCTGGTCAGCAATGCTGAGCGGATGTTGTCGAATACAATCAACACTCCAGATTACAACATCAACCCTTTCCGTCTGTACGTTCAGTATTGGGCTGAAACGACTTACCCAGACGAAAGCCAGTACATCATTGCTACTCGTCAGATCAACCGCAACTTCTGGGACCCCTTGTACCGGGATGTGCTTAGCGACCTGAACGAAGGCAAGCGTATTATTGCTGCTGACAACCTTCTTAATGCCGATATTAAAGCTAATCAGATAGCCTGCATTGAGGTATTGGAAGTATATACGTGGTCGGTTCTGGTAAACACCTTCGGCGACGTTCCGTATTCGGCCGCGCTGAATTCTGAAAACCTGACTCCGAAGTACGACGATGACAAGGTTATTTATACCGACCTCATCAAGCGTCTGAATACGGCAATTACGTCGATGAAGTCAACCGCAACTGGTTTGGGTACTGCGGATCTTTACTACTCAGGGAGCATGGCGCGTTGGATGAAGTTTGCTAACTCGCTGAAGCTGCGTCTGGCTTTGACCATCGCTGATGACGATGCTGCTACATCCAAAACCCTGGCTCAAGAGGCAGCAGCTGACCTGTCGAAGCTTCTCTCTTCTAACGAGGATAACGCTAAGTTGAAGTACCTGTCGGCTGTGCCCAATACGAATCCTCTGTATGTGTCGCTGGTTCAGAGCGGCCGTGCTGACTTCGTAGGCGCTAACACGTTTATCGACAAGCTCAATGCATGGGGTGACCCACGCATCGACGAGTACTTCAAGCCTTTCACTGCAGCTACTCCTACTACGCCTGCAGTTTTCAAGGGTGGTACGTACGGAGCTCCTAACGTGTATGCCAACAACTCGGCACCAGGTGCTATTCTGGAAGATCCAACCTTTGCTGGCACCTTAATGAATTACGCCGAGGTTGAATTTATGCTGGCTGAAGCTCAGGAGCGTGGTTACACCATTGGTGGTACTGGTACCGCTGCAGACCACTACAATGCGGGGGTAACTGCCTCTGTCACGGAGTGGGGCGGTACTACAGCTGAGGCAACTGCTTATCTGAAGAACCCAACCGTTGCTTACGCTACTGCCAAGCCAAACGGAGGCACTGCTCCTGCTACCTGGCAGGAGAAGATTGGTTACCAGAAATGGGTAGCTCTCTACAATAACCCAGTAGAGGCTTGGAAAGAGTGGCGCCGTTTAGATTCGCCAAAACTGGAGAAGCCAGCCAAAGCCATTTCGGAAATTCCATTACGTCTCCCATACCCCACAACTGAGGCTAACCTTAATGGCGCCAACTACAATGCGGCCTCGGCTGCTATTGGTGGCGACGTTGTTACTAGCCGTATTTTCTGGGATAAGAAGTAA
- a CDS encoding carboxypeptidase-like regulatory domain-containing protein, producing the protein MKKLLLMSLFLSLTLIGSAWAQNRVISGRVLDVATNDGLPGASVLVKGTSIGTATNAEGSYTLSVPADATTLVFKQLGYGSQERAITTSNTIDVTLAVNTEELNEVVVTALGISREKRALGYAVSEIKADQLVQKSEPDAIRALAGKVTGVNVTSASSTPEALRASSFGQYFPDP; encoded by the coding sequence ATGAAAAAACTCTTACTAATGAGTTTATTCTTGTCCTTAACCCTGATTGGAAGCGCTTGGGCGCAGAATCGGGTTATATCAGGACGAGTACTCGATGTCGCCACCAACGATGGCTTGCCTGGAGCCAGCGTATTGGTAAAAGGTACCAGCATTGGCACCGCTACTAATGCAGAAGGAAGTTACACCCTGTCGGTTCCTGCGGATGCGACTACTCTGGTTTTCAAGCAACTGGGCTACGGTTCGCAAGAGCGGGCCATAACCACTAGCAATACGATTGACGTTACGCTGGCGGTAAACACGGAGGAGCTAAACGAAGTAGTTGTAACGGCTCTGGGCATTTCGCGCGAAAAGCGGGCGTTGGGCTATGCAGTATCTGAGATTAAGGCCGACCAGTTGGTTCAGAAATCGGAGCCGGATGCTATTCGGGCCCTGGCAGGCAAGGTCACGGGTGTAAACGTGACCAGCGCCAGCAGCACCCCGGAGGCTCTACGCGCATCATCATTCGGGCAA